One Vanessa cardui chromosome 14, ilVanCard2.1, whole genome shotgun sequence DNA segment encodes these proteins:
- the LOC124535085 gene encoding NADP-dependent malic enzyme-like, whose protein sequence is MCRNFSDVTGDTVCPNMIRGIDHLRDPRLNKGLAFTLEERQTLGIQGLLATEYKTQEEQLSICRISLDLYNDDLSKYIYLVELQDMNEKLFFSLLSQNIEKFLPIVYTPTVGLACQRFGLIYRRPRGLFVTIYDKGHVLNILNNWPEQDVKAIVFTDGERILGLGDLGAYGMGIPVGKLALYTVLAGIKPHQCLPITLDVGTDNQDLLEDPLYIGLRQKRVRGKEYDEFIDEFMRAAIERFGPNTLLQFEDFALINATRLLEKYREEYCTFNDDIQGTASVAVAGLYASSRITKKKMNENIFMFLGAGSAATGIANLIVAAMVEEGMTLEEAQKLIYMFDVDGLLSSKRPSGLPSHAKQFGKDMEPEKNFEKCVATIKPTCLIGCSTVGGAFNENILKQMAKNAERPVIFALSNPTSKAECTAQAAYDHTEGRCVFASGSPFPPVKYNGKEYLTGQGNNSYIFPGVALGVIVARSRRIPESMFLTAARTLANFVSEGDLALGRIYPPLCDVRNVSLNIAIEVAKLAYSKDLATAYPKPKDFKTYIQNHTYNLQYDSYIPKFFKYPKPPNIKVKTIEEAYKGGPMSR, encoded by the exons atgtgtCGTAACTTCAGTGATGTTACTGGAGATACGGTTTGTCCGAATATGATTAGAGGAATAGACCACCTTCGAGATCCTCGTCTTAATAAG GGTTTGGCATTTACATTAGAAGAGAGACAGACATTGGGCATTCAAGGACTTTTAGCGACTGAATATAAAACACAAGAGGAACAATTAAGTATATGCAGAATATCGTTGGATTTATACAATGACGATCTAagcaaatacatttatttggtAGAATTGCAG GATATGAATGAAAAGTTATTCTTCAGTCTATTGTCACAGAACATTGAAAAATTTTTGCCCATAGTCTACACTCCTACAGTGGGATTGGCATGCCAAAGATTTGGTCTTATTTACAGAAGACCTCGTGGCCTCTTCGTAACTATTTACGACAAAGGTCACGTGTTAAACATTCTTAATAATTg gcCTGAACAAGACGTCAAGGCCATCGTATTCACAGACGGTGAACGAATATTGGGCCTGGGAGATCTAGGCGCCTATGGAATGGGAATACCTGTTGGTAAACTAGCTCTCTATACAGTTCTAGCTGGTATCAAACCTCATCAATGTCTTCCTATTACTTTGGATGTCGGAACAGATAATCAG GACCTTTTGGAAGATCCTCTTTATATAGGCCTTCGTCAGAAGAGAGTTCGTGGTAAAGAATACGATGAATTTATTGATGAGTTTATGCGAGCTGCTATTGAACGATTTGGTCCCAACACTCTGTTGCAG TTTGAAGATTTTGCCTTAATAAATGCAACTCGGCTTCttgaaaaatatcgtgaggaataCTGTACATTTAATGACGACATTCAAGGCACCGCTAGTGTGGCAGTCGCGGGACTTTACGCTTCTAGCAGAATAACCAAAaagaaaatgaatgaaaatattttcatgttcCTCGGTGCTGGATCT GCGGCAACCGGTATAGCCAACTTAATAGTCGCAGCTATGGTCGAAGAGGGCATGACGCTCGAAGAAGCTCAAAAATTAATCTATATGTTTGACGTTGATGGCCTTTTATCAAGTAAACGACCAAGTGGTCTCCCAAGTCATGCAAAACAATTCGGAAAAGACATGGAACCCGAAAAGAATTTTGAAAAGTGCGTCGCTACTATTAAGCCAACTTGTCTAATTG GTTGTTCGACTGTTGGTGGTGCGTTCAACGAAAATATTCTGAAGCAAATGGCTAAAAATGCGGAGAGACCGGTAATATTCGCTCTATCGAACCCTACCAGTAAAGCGGAATGTACTGCACAAGCAGCTTACGATCACACCGAG GGGAGATGTGTTTTCGCGTCAGGTTCTCCTTTCCCGCCCGTCAAGTATAACGGCAAAGAATATCTGACCGGTCAAGGTAACAATTCCTACATATTCCCTGGAGTCGCGCTCGGTGTGATTGTGGCCCGATCGCGACGTATTCCGGAGAGTATGTTCTTAACTGCGGCCAGG ACGTTGGCAAACTTTGTAAGCGAAGGAGACTTGGCGCTCGGCCGAATATATCCTCCTCTATGCGACGTGAGAAACGTATCGCTTAATATTGCGATCGAAGTCGCCAAGTTAGCGTATTCGAAag ACCTAGCGACTGCGTATCCCAAGCCAAAGGATTTCAAAACGTATATACAAAATCACACGTACAATCTGCAGTATGATTCTTATATACCGAAGTTCTTTAAATACCCGAAACCTCCCAATATTAAAGTGAAAACGATCGAAGAAGCATACAAAGG AGGTCCAATGTCGAGGTGA